The Acidianus infernus genome window below encodes:
- a CDS encoding DEAD/DEAH box helicase, with product MLSDFGKLVKDKLGYNLFPYQSYVSERIIRELEEGKSNFIVVSMPTGSGKTVIELFMAYYFLKKGVKNVIVMEPTRLLCDQMYFNFWRKIFGEDVGMEYEGECTAFEEGKKIIVSTPFTAEKCAPETEAIIVDEVHHAFGDSRYESTLVSLDPKYLIGFTALLPSYKKYMVDPRLIEKLGKPKFLNYDFKALAEIDPTFNPPKAIADVFDAEMNKIEDSAYEAFFRGQIKGDKNTLKFLEITLYSYGKEAFCESLGRMEGKIEENPQLDFLCESKELSHKARALRQILSIYKIEDFKPVLIFTSRKATAYEFEKAIEDLDPGRIKVLTGDSSKFERQKLVKSAKRGEIDVIISTLVGEEGIDIPEAKLLIMTDVPQSPLRFYQRLGRLIRSKTDDNNNDSENTLKYLVVALTPKTPEYDNLDDALRNLYLEGVDVSYIVEKKEGKGPVARVVDIVKKEGGGTSFSKLDSSIGEISSIEVLLSPKNVETQMGDYVDRAIKEGRIFYYYDVDKMADLASKVLLGSYCNLCFGEKCMKICKDCIREVGKLLISKKGRVKLEKKGILLHYMKLVLPEKVDEIMNAMNKEKDEIMKKVECASISLSSTKRANVYSIIINFNVSVDGMTIYPKLQLDYYNANEQEIKLAEINAKAIGYKAIYLFLQQLK from the coding sequence ATGCTTTCTGACTTTGGCAAGTTAGTAAAGGACAAACTAGGTTATAACTTATTTCCTTATCAATCTTACGTAAGCGAGAGAATAATAAGAGAACTGGAAGAAGGGAAAAGTAACTTCATAGTAGTTTCAATGCCTACTGGAAGCGGTAAGACTGTAATAGAACTCTTCATGGCATATTACTTCCTTAAAAAAGGAGTAAAGAATGTAATCGTAATGGAGCCAACAAGGTTGCTTTGCGATCAAATGTACTTCAATTTCTGGAGGAAAATCTTTGGGGAAGACGTTGGGATGGAGTATGAAGGAGAATGCACTGCCTTTGAGGAAGGTAAAAAGATAATAGTTTCAACTCCTTTTACTGCAGAAAAATGTGCTCCAGAAACTGAGGCAATAATCGTTGACGAAGTTCACCACGCTTTTGGAGATAGTAGATATGAATCCACATTAGTTAGTTTAGATCCTAAGTACTTGATTGGCTTTACTGCTCTACTTCCTTCTTATAAGAAATACATGGTAGACCCTAGGCTAATAGAAAAGCTCGGTAAGCCAAAATTCTTAAACTACGATTTTAAAGCTTTAGCAGAAATAGACCCTACTTTTAACCCTCCCAAAGCAATTGCTGACGTGTTTGATGCGGAAATGAATAAAATAGAGGATTCTGCGTATGAAGCTTTTTTCAGAGGCCAAATAAAAGGTGATAAAAACACTTTAAAGTTCCTTGAAATTACGCTTTATAGTTACGGTAAGGAGGCCTTTTGTGAAAGCCTAGGCAGAATGGAGGGAAAAATAGAGGAAAACCCTCAGCTAGACTTCCTTTGTGAATCTAAGGAGTTAAGTCATAAAGCTAGGGCTTTAAGGCAAATTCTTTCAATATATAAAATAGAGGATTTTAAACCAGTATTAATTTTCACTAGCAGAAAAGCTACCGCTTATGAGTTCGAAAAAGCAATAGAGGATTTAGACCCGGGGAGGATAAAAGTTCTAACCGGGGATTCGTCAAAATTTGAGAGACAAAAATTAGTTAAAAGTGCTAAAAGAGGAGAAATTGACGTAATTATATCTACATTAGTAGGCGAAGAAGGTATTGATATTCCAGAGGCGAAGTTATTAATTATGACGGACGTTCCTCAAAGCCCTTTAAGGTTTTACCAGCGTTTAGGGAGGCTAATTAGGAGTAAAACTGATGATAACAATAACGATAGTGAGAATACATTAAAGTACTTGGTAGTAGCTTTGACTCCAAAAACTCCTGAATACGATAATTTGGACGACGCACTTAGGAATCTGTATCTGGAAGGAGTTGACGTAAGCTATATTGTAGAAAAGAAGGAAGGCAAAGGTCCTGTTGCCAGAGTTGTCGATATAGTGAAGAAGGAAGGAGGGGGTACTTCATTTTCTAAGTTAGACAGTAGCATTGGAGAAATTTCTTCTATTGAAGTATTACTTTCTCCAAAAAACGTTGAGACCCAAATGGGAGATTATGTTGATAGGGCAATAAAGGAAGGTAGAATTTTCTATTATTATGACGTTGATAAAATGGCTGACCTAGCTTCTAAGGTGCTTTTAGGTAGTTACTGTAATTTATGTTTTGGAGAAAAGTGCATGAAGATATGCAAGGATTGTATAAGAGAAGTTGGTAAGCTGTTGATTTCCAAGAAGGGTAGAGTGAAATTAGAGAAGAAAGGGATACTTTTGCATTACATGAAACTAGTACTCCCCGAAAAAGTAGATGAAATAATGAATGCAATGAATAAAGAGAAGGATGAAATAATGAAAAAAGTTGAATGCGCCTCCATCTCTCTTTCTTCGACAAAAAGAGCTAACGTGTATTCAATAATCATTAATTTTAACGTAAGCGTAGACGGAATGACCATTTATCCTAAGTTGCAACTGGATTATTATAACGCCAACGAGCAAGAGATTAAACTGGCAGAAATCAACGCCAAAGCTATAGGATATAAGGCAATTTATCTGTTTTTGCAACAGTTAAAATAG
- a CDS encoding conjugal transfer protein, producing MNKKSIFAKFLLNSLSFFDTVEALYKRIQTEQTGEESILSDIKLLEEQKIFNIARFFETSSKAFLATYGVIIVYPVFLISTVERERLKCQRQFQKILNSLPTLLRQAVNTKKIIEKLKHDPIGKSQISDLLITTANFLRCMQKKELAEVYENIANFLKKPANERNYSDLFRLRNEITRVIQFRNEYEQLLSLIRKCLEEQEEDEVCKNLPDESKKMLEVYKEKPYLIDQILLMLDLSLQELFDGLLHTAYLARAAETADYIIGREEAD from the coding sequence ATGAATAAAAAGTCAATATTTGCTAAGTTCCTCTTAAACTCCTTAAGTTTTTTCGATACTGTAGAAGCTTTATATAAAAGAATACAAACAGAACAAACAGGAGAAGAAAGTATTTTATCTGATATTAAACTCTTAGAGGAACAGAAGATTTTTAATATTGCGAGGTTTTTTGAAACTTCAAGTAAAGCTTTTCTTGCAACATATGGAGTTATAATAGTTTACCCCGTATTTTTAATATCAACGGTAGAGAGGGAACGCTTAAAATGTCAAAGGCAATTTCAGAAAATACTAAATTCGTTGCCAACTTTATTAAGACAAGCTGTTAACACTAAGAAAATTATAGAAAAATTGAAGCATGATCCGATAGGGAAATCTCAGATATCCGATCTCCTAATTACAACGGCCAATTTCTTAAGATGTATGCAAAAAAAGGAGTTGGCAGAAGTTTATGAGAATATCGCAAATTTCTTGAAAAAGCCTGCTAATGAAAGAAACTATTCAGATTTGTTTAGATTAAGAAATGAGATCACTAGAGTAATCCAATTTAGGAATGAATATGAACAGTTGCTTAGCCTAATTAGAAAATGCCTTGAAGAGCAAGAAGAAGATGAGGTTTGTAAAAACTTACCAGATGAGAGTAAGAAAATGTTAGAAGTGTATAAAGAAAAGCCTTATTTAATTGATCAAATACTACTTATGTTAGATCTGAGTCTCCAAGAACTTTTTGATGGTTTACTGCACACTGCTTATTTGGCTAGAGCTGCAGAGACTGCAGACTATATCATAGGGAGAGAGGAAGCAGACTAA
- a CDS encoding FAD-dependent oxidoreductase: MKKIVIVGGGIAGMGIANTLADKLKGKAEITVINKEDFYFAGPSRPLILTGEQNYHRIIRGYENVGVKGIKLVVGNVYKVDPDNRKVYVSESTFGNKDLVLDYDYLVLTPGIVFDGSKITGYEKYWWKNTTVYDPGRVNVLKERLWTQNEGTVIVYAPKAPYRCAPAPTETTLLAHTVLTHRGVRQKFNIIHIDANDKTQPPFIMDIVKQTYDKAGIQLVTNQEITEIGEDYVVTSSGEKYKYTILAMLEPNRAPKFIDEAGLGKGFVDIRSPQDLRHPKYDDVLSAGDAAKLPFPKNQEIAFESAMFAANKILEMEGVSEKVPVQYAFVGWAYMGNLEGKLETLSLQFQMDLTTQPPKPTKDPQLKRDYTLQKDRWEQAYLEKLFGYKAI; encoded by the coding sequence ATGAAAAAGATTGTAATTGTAGGTGGCGGAATAGCTGGAATGGGTATTGCGAATACATTAGCAGATAAGTTAAAGGGAAAAGCCGAGATTACCGTAATAAATAAGGAGGACTTTTATTTTGCTGGGCCTAGCAGACCTTTAATCTTAACTGGAGAACAAAACTACCATAGAATTATAAGAGGTTATGAAAACGTGGGCGTAAAAGGAATAAAATTAGTGGTAGGCAATGTTTATAAGGTAGATCCCGATAATAGGAAGGTTTACGTAAGCGAATCAACATTTGGTAATAAAGATTTAGTCCTAGATTACGACTACCTAGTTCTAACGCCAGGGATAGTATTTGATGGTTCTAAAATAACTGGTTATGAAAAATACTGGTGGAAAAATACCACTGTTTACGACCCAGGAAGAGTTAACGTGCTTAAGGAAAGATTATGGACTCAAAACGAAGGTACAGTTATAGTTTACGCTCCTAAAGCTCCTTACAGATGCGCTCCAGCACCTACTGAAACTACATTACTTGCTCATACGGTCTTAACACATAGAGGAGTAAGGCAGAAGTTTAACATTATTCACATAGATGCTAACGATAAAACTCAACCACCATTCATAATGGATATCGTAAAGCAAACATATGATAAAGCAGGAATTCAATTAGTTACAAACCAAGAAATTACGGAAATTGGAGAAGACTACGTAGTTACTAGTTCTGGAGAAAAATACAAATACACTATTCTAGCGATGTTAGAGCCTAATAGAGCACCTAAGTTTATTGATGAGGCAGGATTAGGTAAAGGTTTTGTAGATATTAGATCTCCTCAAGATTTAAGGCATCCTAAATATGACGATGTACTATCTGCAGGAGATGCAGCAAAGCTACCTTTCCCTAAGAACCAAGAGATAGCATTTGAAAGCGCTATGTTTGCTGCAAATAAAATCTTAGAGATGGAAGGAGTAAGCGAGAAAGTGCCAGTACAATACGCATTCGTTGGCTGGGCCTATATGGGCAATTTAGAAGGAAAGTTGGAGACGTTAAGTTTACAATTTCAGATGGACTTAACAACGCAACCTCCAAAGCCGACTAAAGATCCCCAGTTAAAGAGAGATTACACTTTACAGAAGGACAGATGGGAACAAGCATATCTAGAAAAATTGTTTGGATATAAAGCTATTTAA
- a CDS encoding PaaI family thioesterase, whose amino-acid sequence MDFRIIESEAVASYLGMKIIEVKDGKSKLEIPYSEKICRRGGVLHGGMIMTSMDYAGGLAVASINDGIDQVTQELKVNFLEPMYKGPFIVEAKVLRKGRTAVVVEIEFKDSEGKLGAVGLGTWYIIRDRKVSKE is encoded by the coding sequence ATGGATTTTAGGATAATAGAAAGTGAGGCAGTGGCCTCATACTTGGGTATGAAAATTATAGAAGTTAAAGATGGTAAATCGAAACTTGAAATTCCTTATAGTGAGAAGATCTGTAGAAGGGGAGGAGTTTTGCACGGCGGAATGATAATGACTTCCATGGATTACGCAGGCGGATTGGCAGTTGCTTCAATTAATGATGGAATAGACCAGGTTACTCAAGAACTTAAGGTAAATTTTCTTGAACCCATGTATAAAGGTCCCTTTATCGTTGAAGCTAAGGTGTTAAGAAAAGGAAGGACTGCAGTAGTTGTTGAAATTGAATTCAAGGATTCTGAAGGCAAGTTAGGTGCTGTAGGTTTAGGAACATGGTATATAATAAGAGATAGAAAAGTAAGCAAGGAGTAA
- a CDS encoding PaREP1 family protein, with product MNYLEEADELLDRGDIVQASEKYYKAAEEAIKLISRRLNLEPILSEVNKKERWKSEILFKAARLINEKYPEVFKMWKSAWKLHEDGFHECSLDLETTRVLGEIVKNTLMKILS from the coding sequence ATGAATTACTTGGAAGAGGCTGACGAACTCTTAGATAGGGGCGATATAGTTCAAGCTTCAGAGAAGTACTATAAAGCTGCGGAAGAAGCAATAAAGTTAATTTCAAGAAGGCTGAATTTAGAACCAATTCTTTCTGAAGTTAATAAGAAAGAAAGATGGAAATCAGAAATATTATTTAAAGCTGCTAGGTTAATTAACGAAAAATATCCAGAAGTGTTTAAAATGTGGAAATCGGCTTGGAAACTTCATGAGGACGGCTTTCATGAATGTAGCTTGGATTTGGAAACTACAAGAGTTTTAGGAGAGATCGTAAAAAATACTCTAATGAAGATCCTTAGCTAG
- a CDS encoding ABC transporter ATP-binding protein, giving the protein MEIRNLTVKRGNTTILENVNIIEDNNPICLTGPNGSGKTSLLLAIAKVIPAEGEVKFGGRELSQDEISFHVEGMKPYEHLTVKDYYNLVKELYNTEVKDIFGIYEKWKNTKFSKLSQGTKKKLLLELVISQPHKLLLIDEPYANLDDESKKTLASYIMKEAEKSIVILALPSKEMGNEVCRAFYDVSKWRVY; this is encoded by the coding sequence ATGGAAATAAGGAATTTAACGGTAAAGAGGGGGAACACGACAATTCTCGAAAACGTTAACATTATTGAAGATAATAACCCCATCTGTTTAACTGGACCTAACGGTAGTGGGAAAACCTCGTTGTTATTGGCAATTGCTAAGGTAATTCCAGCAGAAGGAGAAGTGAAGTTTGGCGGAAGGGAACTAAGTCAGGATGAAATAAGCTTCCACGTAGAGGGCATGAAGCCTTATGAACACTTGACCGTAAAGGACTACTATAACCTAGTAAAGGAGTTATATAATACTGAGGTTAAGGATATATTCGGAATTTACGAGAAGTGGAAAAACACGAAGTTTTCAAAACTCTCTCAAGGTACTAAGAAGAAGTTACTCCTAGAGTTGGTTATTTCACAACCTCACAAGCTATTATTAATTGATGAACCTTACGCAAATTTAGACGACGAGTCCAAAAAGACGCTAGCGTCTTATATAATGAAAGAGGCGGAGAAGAGCATTGTAATCCTGGCGTTACCTTCAAAGGAAATGGGTAACGAAGTCTGCAGGGCTTTTTACGACGTTTCTAAATGGAGAGTATATTAG
- a CDS encoding SagB/ThcOx family dehydrogenase yields MLIKFRSKNWITLRYNSVSDRILDMLYTPPIWSLYLSEMKREKLSSNLSITSGFFISPDIAKMISIPNYEIGKEIKLRPLENINVDLADILMKRRSSREFNNKLKFDELSSILVYGAGKSSKDKYTGRTLRTYPSPGALYPNSVYVLVNNVDGLEKGIYYFNPDILSIYLLSSNEERIKVIYSGFMDRDMASKASVIIFLVNNILRTVLKYGELGFKLSLIEAGIIAQNIVLLATALGKKSLIYESFIDNKLENGLSINGVTQFISTTILLG; encoded by the coding sequence ATGCTAATAAAATTTAGATCGAAAAATTGGATAACATTAAGATATAATTCCGTAAGTGATAGAATTTTGGACATGTTATATACTCCGCCTATTTGGAGCCTTTATTTAAGTGAAATGAAACGTGAGAAATTATCATCAAATTTGTCCATAACTAGCGGTTTTTTCATATCACCAGATATTGCAAAAATGATTAGTATACCAAATTATGAAATAGGTAAAGAAATTAAATTAAGGCCTCTCGAAAACATAAATGTAGATCTAGCGGATATACTAATGAAAAGACGTAGTTCGAGAGAGTTTAATAACAAACTTAAATTTGATGAACTATCTTCGATATTAGTTTATGGTGCAGGTAAGAGTTCTAAAGATAAGTATACTGGAAGAACATTAAGAACTTATCCTTCTCCTGGTGCATTATATCCTAACTCCGTTTATGTACTTGTTAATAACGTTGACGGACTTGAGAAAGGGATTTATTATTTTAACCCAGATATATTATCAATATATTTACTTTCGTCTAATGAAGAAAGAATTAAAGTAATTTATTCTGGGTTTATGGATAGGGATATGGCTTCTAAAGCGTCGGTTATAATATTCTTGGTCAACAACATCTTAAGAACTGTTTTAAAATACGGCGAATTGGGATTCAAATTATCGCTAATAGAAGCTGGAATAATAGCTCAGAACATTGTATTATTAGCTACGGCTTTAGGGAAAAAGAGCTTAATTTACGAGTCCTTTATCGATAATAAATTGGAAAATGGTTTAAGTATAAATGGAGTCACTCAGTTTATTTCAACTACAATTCTACTAGGTTAA
- the leuS gene encoding leucine--tRNA ligase, translating into MDFNAIAEKWQKVWEERRIFEAKVDEKKQKYFITVPFPYTNSPMHIGHGRTYVTADIYARYMRMKGYNVLFPFAFQFTGTPILSVADAIKRGDQDIIDFFKNVYEIDEEKIKDLSDPYKLAEYFRQEMEKTAKAVGLSVDWRRSFTTVDDRFANFIQWQFKKLKDKGKLVKETDAVGYCPRDQFPVGMHDTKGDVEPEIEKLDVIFFEGDYFYPVATSRPETVFAGVGVAISPLTTYVIAEYSGKKILLSKEAFEKLSYQKELKKVGEVKPEELKVKEAVNPVTRKKVKVVLSKLVDPSIGTGLIMLTPAHDPIHKIIAEDNGIEDYYSVISSPDLPEIPTEEIDIRDMAELKDFADQIYRIEYYKGVMKDVSTYVPDYMKQYVKEMISGKPVKDARISTVELLNSIGRHDTIYEIMNGPIYCRCGAQIVVKVIKDQWFIAYDDPEWKMAVLNSLDNINFVPSEVRKDIEKAIFNLRKRAVGRSRGLGVKLPWDESEIIDSLSDSTIYTAFYTISHLLKKANDKLFDYVFLGLGNPEEISKELGISKEEVEELRKEYNYWYPVDSRHSGRDLIQNHIPYYIYNHLEILGKLPRQIVINGFVRVGGKKMSKSFRNVYPLSKAIKEYGVDPVRIALATPKLSEDVEFNSSVVTSIADQLKRIYSLIVELLETKGGNNFGTAEKWLSSIISEKIKTVDKKMRNLDFFEAYNIILYGIYNDFKDYLDFTTGINEDLIKKSISAWLRMIYPAAPHIAEELWSKAFLGLVAEQEYPKPEEFTIYPDAVVEKGYIDYVISEIKELERIVGEGEKAVIYVNNDLSLAKDVAKAIEEGQSLFEFARGNEKLEKVYSSMKAYDGIFRKSLLTLQEFDEIRTLANYANYIMRKTNLGQLSVYDSNDPNVPDFKGKKSQALPLSPSIVIFSS; encoded by the coding sequence ATGGACTTTAATGCAATAGCAGAAAAATGGCAGAAAGTTTGGGAAGAAAGGAGAATATTTGAAGCTAAGGTTGATGAAAAGAAACAGAAATATTTCATTACAGTCCCCTTCCCTTACACTAATAGCCCGATGCACATAGGTCACGGTAGAACATATGTTACTGCAGATATTTATGCCAGATATATGAGAATGAAAGGTTATAATGTTCTATTTCCCTTTGCCTTCCAATTTACTGGTACTCCAATATTATCTGTGGCTGATGCAATAAAAAGAGGGGACCAAGACATCATAGATTTTTTCAAGAACGTTTACGAAATCGATGAAGAGAAAATAAAGGATCTTTCTGATCCTTATAAATTGGCTGAGTACTTTAGACAAGAAATGGAGAAAACAGCAAAGGCTGTAGGCTTAAGCGTGGATTGGAGAAGGAGTTTTACTACTGTAGATGATAGATTTGCCAATTTTATCCAATGGCAATTCAAGAAACTTAAGGATAAAGGGAAATTGGTAAAAGAAACTGACGCAGTAGGTTATTGCCCTAGAGATCAATTTCCAGTAGGAATGCATGATACTAAAGGTGATGTAGAACCAGAAATAGAAAAATTAGACGTCATATTCTTTGAAGGAGACTACTTTTATCCAGTTGCAACTTCAAGACCAGAGACGGTATTTGCAGGAGTAGGGGTGGCAATTAGTCCTTTAACAACTTACGTGATCGCAGAATATTCAGGGAAGAAGATTTTACTTTCTAAAGAAGCATTCGAGAAACTTTCTTATCAGAAAGAACTTAAGAAGGTAGGAGAAGTTAAACCTGAAGAGTTGAAAGTAAAAGAGGCAGTAAATCCGGTAACAAGGAAAAAGGTTAAAGTGGTTCTGAGCAAATTGGTAGATCCTTCAATAGGTACTGGTTTAATTATGCTAACTCCTGCTCACGATCCTATTCATAAAATAATTGCAGAGGATAACGGAATTGAAGATTATTACTCAGTAATATCTTCTCCAGACTTGCCTGAAATACCCACTGAAGAAATAGACATTAGGGACATGGCTGAATTAAAGGATTTTGCTGATCAAATATACAGAATTGAATATTATAAAGGAGTAATGAAAGATGTATCTACGTATGTTCCAGATTATATGAAGCAGTACGTTAAGGAAATGATCTCCGGTAAACCCGTAAAGGACGCAAGGATATCTACTGTAGAATTACTTAACAGCATAGGTAGGCATGACACAATTTACGAAATAATGAATGGCCCCATTTATTGTAGATGCGGGGCGCAAATAGTGGTAAAGGTAATAAAAGACCAATGGTTTATAGCCTACGATGACCCGGAGTGGAAAATGGCTGTTCTGAATTCTTTAGATAACATAAATTTTGTTCCGTCAGAAGTTAGAAAAGATATAGAGAAGGCAATATTTAATTTAAGGAAGAGGGCAGTAGGTAGAAGCAGAGGTTTAGGAGTTAAATTACCTTGGGACGAAAGCGAAATAATTGATAGTTTATCAGATTCTACAATTTATACCGCATTTTATACAATTTCTCACTTACTCAAGAAGGCTAACGATAAGCTCTTTGACTACGTATTTTTAGGTTTAGGAAATCCTGAAGAGATTAGTAAAGAACTAGGAATAAGTAAGGAAGAAGTTGAGGAATTAAGGAAGGAATACAATTACTGGTATCCAGTAGATTCAAGGCATAGCGGAAGAGATCTGATACAAAATCATATTCCTTATTATATTTATAATCATTTGGAAATCTTAGGTAAGTTGCCAAGGCAAATAGTAATAAACGGATTCGTAAGAGTAGGAGGAAAGAAAATGAGCAAAAGCTTTAGAAACGTTTATCCATTAAGTAAGGCCATAAAGGAGTACGGCGTAGACCCCGTTAGGATAGCCTTGGCTACTCCTAAACTTTCTGAGGACGTCGAGTTTAATTCGTCAGTTGTCACTTCTATTGCAGATCAACTTAAGAGAATTTACTCCTTAATAGTAGAACTATTAGAGACAAAAGGAGGGAATAACTTTGGAACTGCGGAAAAATGGTTATCAAGTATAATAAGTGAGAAAATAAAAACTGTAGACAAGAAAATGAGAAATCTAGATTTCTTTGAAGCTTATAATATAATTCTATATGGTATTTATAACGATTTCAAGGATTATCTAGATTTTACTACCGGTATTAATGAAGATCTTATAAAGAAATCGATTTCAGCTTGGCTAAGAATGATTTATCCTGCAGCTCCTCATATAGCAGAAGAACTTTGGAGTAAAGCTTTCCTTGGTTTAGTTGCAGAACAGGAGTATCCTAAGCCTGAAGAGTTTACTATTTATCCAGACGCTGTTGTTGAAAAAGGTTACATAGATTATGTTATAAGCGAAATTAAGGAATTAGAAAGAATAGTAGGAGAAGGCGAAAAGGCAGTTATTTATGTGAACAACGATTTATCATTAGCTAAAGACGTTGCTAAAGCTATCGAAGAAGGTCAAAGCTTATTTGAATTTGCTAGAGGAAATGAGAAGCTAGAGAAAGTTTACTCATCTATGAAAGCTTACGATGGTATCTTTAGGAAATCATTGCTTACATTACAGGAATTTGATGAAATAAGGACCTTAGCTAATTATGCAAATTATATAATGAGAAAAACCAATTTAGGACAATTAAGCGTCTACGACAGTAATGATCCTAACGTGCCAGACTTTAAAGGTAAGAAGTCTCAAGCTTTGCCTCTTTCTCCATCAATAGTGATATTTTCTAGCTAA
- a CDS encoding PaREP1 family protein, with product MKKILKSPADVYLEEADELLDRGDIVQASEKYYKAAEEAIKTISVYLKISPENWTLASINRAALEISKDLGEEILDYWNSATALYTATLDQDTLKILIKDVKRLVEIANEKYNELLGRG from the coding sequence GTGAAGAAGATCCTTAAAAGTCCTGCAGATGTTTATTTGGAAGAGGCTGACGAACTCTTAGATAGGGGCGATATAGTTCAAGCTTCAGAGAAGTACTATAAAGCTGCGGAAGAAGCAATAAAAACCATATCTGTATATCTTAAAATCAGCCCAGAGAATTGGACCTTGGCTTCTATTAATAGAGCTGCTCTAGAGATATCAAAAGATCTAGGTGAAGAAATTCTAGATTATTGGAATAGCGCTACTGCCCTTTATACCGCTACTCTAGATCAAGATACGTTAAAAATTTTAATAAAAGATGTAAAAAGATTAGTTGAAATTGCAAACGAGAAATATAATGAATTACTTGGAAGAGGCTGA
- a CDS encoding aminotransferase class III-fold pyridoxal phosphate-dependent enzyme, producing the protein MHSHLKVFYEESFPILKLTHKLPILKRGRGNRVWDIEGKEYIDFDMSNGDALLGYGNPELVNSILGGSSNQKETIEKLKRRFSLRSVKIFSSEKQAKAYAINLARQLSGKRKIIRFGQNDLIKKCDLGEEIIAEWNNLDYLEKIVRQNYDIAAIIFEPIATHMGLILPENGFLKGVMEISKEYGIITIADEIKTGGKYYNGASGYLKIKPDIILFGRALAGSIPIGIVGINYKEEDYVRASPISIKALEVTLDELNEQSMYEMMRLNDILVKGYKDLIEDNKIKASVTSWGISGTIYFRESPPRRYSEFLEINVKKWNKYFKGMLESGIIPMNNYDSQWSISKVHTEEDIRVHLEKLNNVIKTVLSH; encoded by the coding sequence ATGCACTCGCATCTGAAGGTTTTTTATGAAGAATCCTTCCCTATTTTAAAATTAACTCACAAGTTACCTATTCTAAAACGAGGGAGAGGAAACAGAGTCTGGGATATAGAAGGAAAAGAATACATAGACTTTGACATGTCTAACGGAGATGCGTTACTTGGCTACGGAAATCCAGAATTAGTCAATTCAATCTTAGGAGGAAGTAGCAATCAAAAAGAAACAATAGAAAAGCTCAAACGAAGGTTCTCATTAAGGTCTGTTAAAATATTTTCAAGCGAAAAACAAGCAAAAGCTTACGCTATTAATTTAGCTAGACAGCTTTCAGGAAAGAGGAAAATAATAAGGTTCGGCCAAAATGATTTAATAAAGAAGTGCGATTTAGGAGAGGAGATAATTGCAGAATGGAATAACTTAGATTATCTAGAAAAAATTGTGAGGCAAAACTACGATATTGCAGCAATAATTTTCGAACCAATAGCTACTCACATGGGACTAATTTTACCTGAAAATGGATTCTTAAAAGGGGTAATGGAAATCTCAAAAGAATATGGAATTATAACTATAGCAGACGAAATAAAAACCGGAGGAAAGTATTACAACGGTGCTTCAGGCTACCTAAAGATTAAGCCTGACATAATACTATTTGGGAGAGCGCTAGCAGGAAGTATACCAATAGGGATAGTTGGAATAAATTATAAAGAAGAAGATTACGTGAGAGCCAGTCCTATTTCAATTAAAGCTTTAGAAGTAACTTTGGACGAACTGAACGAACAGAGTATGTATGAAATGATGAGACTTAACGATATCCTTGTTAAAGGCTATAAGGATTTAATAGAAGATAACAAGATCAAGGCATCAGTAACTAGTTGGGGAATTAGCGGTACAATATATTTCAGAGAAAGTCCCCCAAGGAGGTATTCAGAATTTCTAGAAATTAATGTAAAGAAATGGAATAAATACTTTAAAGGCATGCTAGAGTCAGGAATAATTCCAATGAACAACTATGATTCACAATGGTCAATCAGTAAGGTGCATACAGAAGAGGATATAAGAGTACACTTAGAAAAATTGAATAACGTAATAAAAACGGTTTTGTCTCATTAA
- a CDS encoding winged helix-turn-helix domain-containing protein — MLLDRVKVLVLIFLYVKGPLSFTELLNMINEVNELTKKERITKGNLDSHIKVMLNNGLIERRESFYFITGKKVIYKITEKGKEELFNTIKELEYIRDLIKENKK, encoded by the coding sequence TTGTTGTTAGACAGAGTTAAAGTTCTCGTACTTATTTTCCTTTACGTCAAAGGCCCCCTTTCATTTACAGAACTCTTGAATATGATTAACGAAGTAAACGAACTTACTAAAAAGGAGAGAATAACTAAGGGGAATCTAGATTCTCACATCAAGGTGATGTTAAACAATGGCTTAATTGAACGTAGGGAGAGTTTTTATTTTATCACTGGTAAAAAGGTAATTTATAAAATAACTGAAAAGGGTAAGGAGGAGTTATTTAATACTATTAAAGAGTTAGAGTACATAAGAGACTTAATAAAGGAAAATAAGAAGTAA